In Paenibacillus sp. FSL M7-0420, a single genomic region encodes these proteins:
- a CDS encoding energy-coupling factor ABC transporter permease, producing MKKHRWWSFAALVAGFTVYFMLNEPGTARAMHIMEGFLPVGWAVFWWTAFIPFFVLGIFKLKSMTRENPELKLLLGLAGAFTFVLSALKMPSVTGSSSHPTGTGLGAVMLGPLPMSVIGSIVLLFQALLLAHGGITTLGANAFSMAVAGPFAGYAVYKLMMKRPDREKLALFCAAAVADLSTYVVTSFQLAVAFPAADGGVLASFLKFGGIFAVTQIPLAISEGLLTVLLWNWLKSYSPNELSLLKRKVNGGRA from the coding sequence ATGAAAAAGCACAGATGGTGGAGCTTTGCGGCACTGGTTGCCGGATTTACGGTGTACTTTATGCTGAATGAACCGGGGACGGCCCGGGCAATGCACATTATGGAAGGATTCCTGCCGGTAGGCTGGGCGGTGTTCTGGTGGACGGCGTTTATCCCGTTTTTTGTGCTCGGAATCTTCAAGCTGAAATCCATGACAAGGGAGAATCCGGAACTGAAGCTGCTGCTGGGCCTGGCCGGGGCGTTTACCTTCGTACTGTCTGCGCTCAAAATGCCTTCCGTGACCGGAAGCAGCTCCCACCCCACGGGTACCGGACTTGGTGCGGTTATGCTGGGGCCGCTGCCTATGAGCGTAATCGGCTCGATTGTCCTGCTGTTTCAAGCGCTGCTGCTGGCGCACGGAGGGATTACTACGCTCGGGGCCAATGCGTTCTCGATGGCGGTGGCGGGTCCTTTTGCCGGCTATGCAGTGTATAAGCTGATGATGAAGCGGCCGGACCGTGAGAAGCTGGCGTTGTTCTGTGCGGCTGCGGTAGCGGATCTGAGTACGTATGTAGTGACTTCCTTTCAGCTGGCGGTGGCTTTTCCGGCGGCGGATGGCGGCGTGCTGGCTTCTTTTCTCAAATTCGGGGGCATCTTTGCCGTGACGCAAATCCCGCTGGCCATCAGTGAAGGGCTGTTGACGGTACTGCTCTGGAACTGGCTGAAATCGTATAGTCCGAATGAATTGTCGCTTCTGAAACGCAAGGTGAACGGAGGAAGAGCCTAA
- a CDS encoding energy-coupling factor ABC transporter substrate-binding protein yields MSNKWKNGLMLLVVILLVILPLLLVNGEFGGADDAAEGVITEMNPDYKPWFKPLTELPGETESMLFALQAAIGAGVIGYTLGLLKGKQGGTKQHSSK; encoded by the coding sequence ATGAGCAATAAATGGAAAAATGGGTTGATGCTGCTGGTTGTTATTCTGCTGGTTATTCTGCCGCTGCTGCTGGTCAATGGGGAATTCGGCGGGGCCGATGATGCGGCTGAAGGTGTGATTACCGAGATGAATCCTGACTATAAGCCGTGGTTCAAGCCGCTGACCGAGCTGCCGGGTGAGACGGAGAGTATGCTGTTTGCATTGCAGGCAGCGATTGGTGCCGGTGTGATCGGTTATACCTTGGGGCTGCTCAAGGGCAAGCAGGGCGGGACGAAGCAGCATAGCAGCAAGTGA
- the cbiQ gene encoding cobalt ECF transporter T component CbiQ: MIRRIDVLSYNNALRQLSPMWKSSFAALMFLLSYTVHPVLQAAITLWMMSWCVLQARIPLRAYGMLFGTALLFYALSVPALLVEFGHPAAGEAGIFPLPGLNLPVYVTAAGLQRAGELLARISACMSCFFFLMFTTPFSELLQVLRRLRMPQIVLELMLIMYRFLFLLSDAAHGLLLARRLRGGRRGYKAKLRETAAMAGALFGNTMHRYNGLSQGLLARGFTDEIILPPYTARPVPRRYAVQAYSGIAVLVLAQLWLWTRG; encoded by the coding sequence GTGATTCGGCGGATTGACGTTCTCTCCTACAATAATGCTCTGCGCCAGTTATCCCCGATGTGGAAAAGCTCGTTCGCAGCCCTGATGTTCCTGCTCTCTTACACTGTACATCCGGTACTACAGGCTGCAATCACCCTATGGATGATGTCCTGGTGTGTATTGCAGGCCCGTATTCCCTTGCGTGCTTATGGCATGCTGTTCGGCACAGCGCTGCTGTTCTATGCGCTTAGCGTACCGGCGCTGCTCGTGGAATTCGGGCATCCGGCTGCGGGAGAGGCAGGGATATTCCCGCTTCCGGGACTGAATCTGCCCGTATATGTCACAGCGGCGGGACTTCAGCGGGCAGGGGAGCTGCTGGCCAGAATCTCTGCCTGTATGAGTTGTTTCTTTTTCCTGATGTTCACTACTCCGTTCAGTGAGCTTTTGCAGGTGCTGCGCAGGCTGCGGATGCCGCAGATTGTTCTGGAGCTGATGCTGATTATGTACCGCTTCTTATTCCTGCTGAGTGATGCAGCGCATGGGCTGCTGCTGGCCCGCAGGCTGCGCGGAGGCCGTAGAGGCTATAAGGCGAAGCTGCGTGAGACTGCGGCTATGGCAGGAGCGCTGTTCGGCAACACGATGCACCGGTATAACGGACTATCGCAGGGGCTGCTGGCCCGCGGATTCACCGATGAGATTATTCTGCCGCCTTATACGGCGCGTCCTGTGCCGCGGCGCTATGCTGTCCAGGCGTATTCCGGGATAGCAGTGCTGGTGCTGGCGCAGCTCTGGCTGTGGACGCGGGGGTGA